The following proteins come from a genomic window of Sphaerisporangium rubeum:
- a CDS encoding lantibiotic dehydratase encodes MVSTRRGLPGRVEIGAPGRTADAAVVARAAALPVAALAQLRCAATWRSVQEILAVRDRLAAEGRRLAGELEPVIGAAGPGPVRPALVALRRALYNAKRPGRRAWPVEIGHGLDPRVAAWVADLDRHDALVTRLPGLLDQERRDAGEALRRWAGTDAFRFGVLQAGPEMSAALSRWLAGPAGGVPPRQVALRLTRYLARVVAKTSPHATFMMAALGEWSDDGEPVRWDGPWEWRGAVEPNVPLLLGLLTGLARTDDTLAALFDVRPNPSLDEDDGRLWYLTGQEDVYRGVAASEPLRRLLSPPHDDLRVRAGGAFGRLAGLGVLELRPPVADQAAAHLAGLADRLGTHPAGKALAAAQEALTRYPEAAGVPEREALRREVRSAFAALAGNDADRLPDRNLFHENAVLTTPGPWLGLAAWRPALRDLHVITDFAAVFDRDGVARLLAADLFAEWFGPGEQVPFGRFHRTLAERTHRAAPGTPAGELHALMYPWQERPPAGRTPAVPRLGELQDARTAALAAVRGPLRETPGTLTIDPEVLAGSAAGRPAFVRPVGSLSCFVQTIGPPDGTPVRLVLNGLGPGHGAMRSRVHRLLRVAGVPVGENRLLGTERGTPVEITGLFGSNVNLRSPVAAQELGYPGAVPRGPDTCAMGDLAVRHEPGGLVLTHMTYGTRLMPVYTGMVAPMLLPRTARLLLQVFGDMPSPVTDLESVFSPRPESVPSHVVRRGRVTVGRVTVARVAWYVPSRQIPRRGKGDSEAAHLLALAGWFASHGLPERCFVSSSAPGTQVRERLRLARHAKPTYLDLADPALVALFDRGLDTSGPMVVFHELLPDFEAAVVIAGGGERSGERPGERPGEHRHVTEYVVEVNHD; translated from the coding sequence ATGGTCTCGACGCGTCGTGGCCTGCCGGGACGCGTCGAGATCGGCGCGCCGGGACGCACGGCGGACGCGGCAGTGGTCGCCAGGGCCGCCGCGCTGCCGGTGGCGGCGCTCGCGCAGCTGAGATGCGCGGCCACATGGCGGAGCGTCCAGGAGATCCTCGCGGTCCGCGACCGGCTGGCCGCCGAGGGGAGGCGGCTGGCGGGGGAACTCGAACCGGTGATCGGCGCGGCAGGCCCGGGCCCGGTGCGGCCGGCGCTGGTGGCGTTGCGGCGCGCGCTGTACAACGCGAAGCGGCCGGGACGCCGCGCCTGGCCGGTGGAGATCGGCCACGGCCTCGATCCACGCGTCGCGGCCTGGGTCGCGGACCTCGACCGGCACGACGCGCTCGTCACGCGGCTGCCCGGCCTGCTCGACCAGGAGCGCCGGGACGCCGGCGAGGCGCTGCGCCGGTGGGCCGGCACCGACGCGTTCCGCTTCGGCGTGCTCCAGGCGGGACCGGAGATGTCGGCCGCGCTGAGCCGCTGGCTGGCCGGGCCGGCCGGCGGCGTACCGCCGCGCCAGGTCGCGCTACGGCTCACCCGCTATCTGGCCCGCGTGGTGGCGAAGACCAGCCCGCACGCGACCTTCATGATGGCGGCGCTCGGCGAGTGGAGCGACGACGGCGAGCCGGTCCGCTGGGACGGGCCCTGGGAGTGGCGCGGCGCGGTCGAGCCGAACGTGCCGCTGCTGCTCGGCCTGCTCACCGGCCTCGCGCGAACCGACGACACGCTCGCGGCCCTCTTCGACGTGCGGCCCAACCCGAGCCTCGACGAGGACGACGGCCGCCTTTGGTACCTGACCGGCCAGGAGGACGTCTACCGCGGCGTCGCCGCGTCCGAGCCGCTCCGGCGGCTGCTGAGCCCGCCGCACGACGATCTGCGTGTCCGGGCCGGCGGCGCGTTCGGCCGGCTGGCCGGCCTCGGCGTGCTGGAGCTCCGTCCCCCGGTCGCCGACCAGGCCGCCGCGCATCTCGCCGGCCTGGCCGACCGGCTCGGCACGCATCCGGCAGGCAAGGCACTGGCCGCCGCGCAGGAGGCGCTCACCCGTTACCCGGAGGCGGCCGGCGTGCCGGAACGTGAGGCGCTGCGGCGTGAGGTCCGGTCCGCGTTCGCCGCGCTGGCGGGAAACGACGCCGACCGCCTGCCTGATCGCAACCTCTTCCACGAGAACGCCGTGCTCACCACCCCCGGACCGTGGCTCGGCCTTGCCGCCTGGCGTCCCGCTCTCCGCGATCTGCACGTGATCACCGATTTCGCGGCCGTGTTCGACCGGGACGGCGTCGCGAGGCTGCTCGCCGCCGACCTGTTCGCGGAGTGGTTCGGCCCCGGCGAGCAGGTGCCGTTCGGCCGGTTCCACCGGACGCTCGCGGAGCGGACCCACCGAGCGGCCCCCGGCACCCCGGCCGGCGAGCTGCACGCGCTCATGTACCCGTGGCAGGAGCGGCCCCCGGCCGGCCGCACCCCCGCCGTTCCCCGGCTCGGCGAACTCCAGGACGCCAGGACCGCGGCGCTGGCCGCGGTACGCGGGCCGCTGCGCGAGACCCCCGGCACACTGACCATCGATCCGGAGGTGCTGGCCGGCTCGGCGGCCGGCCGCCCCGCGTTCGTCCGTCCGGTGGGGTCGCTGTCCTGTTTCGTGCAGACGATCGGCCCGCCGGACGGCACGCCGGTACGCCTGGTGCTGAACGGTCTCGGCCCGGGGCACGGCGCGATGCGCAGCCGCGTGCACCGCCTGCTGCGGGTCGCCGGCGTTCCGGTGGGGGAGAACCGCCTCCTCGGTACGGAACGCGGCACGCCGGTGGAGATCACCGGGCTGTTCGGCAGCAACGTCAACCTGCGTTCCCCGGTGGCGGCCCAGGAGCTCGGCTATCCAGGCGCGGTTCCGCGTGGTCCGGACACGTGCGCCATGGGGGACCTCGCGGTCCGGCACGAGCCCGGTGGCCTCGTCCTGACGCACATGACGTACGGCACCCGGCTCATGCCGGTGTACACGGGAATGGTCGCTCCCATGCTGCTGCCGCGTACGGCACGCCTGTTGCTGCAGGTCTTCGGTGACATGCCGAGCCCCGTGACGGACCTGGAGTCGGTCTTCTCCCCGCGGCCCGAGTCCGTGCCGTCCCACGTCGTGCGCAGGGGCCGGGTGACGGTCGGCCGGGTCACCGTGGCGCGGGTCGCCTGGTATGTCCCGAGTCGCCAGATCCCGCGCCGGGGCAAAGGCGACTCGGAGGCGGCACACCTGCTGGCGCTCGCCGGGTGGTTCGCCTCTCACGGCCTGCCGGAACGGTGTTTCGTCTCCTCGTCGGCCCCCGGCACACAGGTCCGCGAGCGGCTGCGCCTCGCGCGGCACGCCAAACCGACATATCTCGATCTGGCCGACCCCGCGCTGGTCGCGCTGTTCGACCGAGGGCTGGACACCAGCGGGCCGATGGTCGTCTTCCATGAGCTGCTGCCGGACTTCGAGGCGGCCGTCGTCATCGCCGGCGGCGGCGAGCGGTCCGGCGAGCGGCCCGGCGAGCGGCCCGGCGAGCACCGCCATGTGACCGAGTACGTGGTCGAGGTGAACCATGACTGA
- a CDS encoding DedA family protein, giving the protein MHVDEWLRAIDPLWICALVGMVIGLESLGIPLPGEVVLVSAALLSAQHVVNPLWVGVCASVGAIIGDSIGYAIGRKGGQPLFDRLGRRFPKHFGPAHLQKARESFDKWGMWAVFFGRFIALLRILAGPLAGALRMPYWRFLVANVLGGILWAGGTTAVIYYLGIVAERWLKGFSWVGLVVAVLFGIGTTLYIKRRATRAAAAHTADASDTGDAEEPAPPDPAAKAVPEAAG; this is encoded by the coding sequence ATGCATGTCGACGAATGGCTGCGGGCCATCGATCCCCTATGGATCTGTGCGCTCGTCGGGATGGTCATCGGCCTGGAGAGCCTCGGCATCCCGCTGCCCGGCGAGGTGGTGCTGGTCAGCGCGGCGCTGCTGTCGGCGCAGCACGTCGTCAACCCCCTGTGGGTCGGGGTCTGCGCGAGCGTCGGCGCGATCATCGGCGACTCCATCGGGTACGCCATCGGCCGCAAGGGCGGCCAGCCGCTGTTCGACCGGCTCGGCAGGCGGTTCCCCAAGCACTTCGGCCCCGCGCACCTGCAGAAGGCCAGGGAGTCGTTCGACAAGTGGGGCATGTGGGCCGTGTTCTTCGGCCGGTTCATCGCGTTGCTGCGCATCCTCGCCGGGCCGCTCGCCGGCGCGCTGCGCATGCCGTACTGGCGTTTCCTTGTCGCCAACGTGCTCGGCGGCATCCTGTGGGCCGGCGGCACCACCGCGGTGATCTACTACCTCGGCATCGTGGCCGAGCGGTGGCTCAAGGGCTTCTCCTGGGTCGGCCTGGTGGTCGCCGTCCTGTTCGGCATCGGCACCACGCTGTACATCAAGCGCCGCGCCACCCGCGCCGCCGCCGCGCACACCGCGGACGCGAGCGACACCGGCGACGCCGAGGAGCCGGCGCCGCCGGACCCGGCCGCCAAGGCGGTTCCCGAGGCGGCCGGCTAG
- the menD gene encoding 2-succinyl-5-enolpyruvyl-6-hydroxy-3-cyclohexene-1-carboxylic-acid synthase has product MNPATALSSVLVDELVRCGLTEVVLAPGSRSAPLAIAAHADPRVRLHVRVDERSASFLALGLARRSERPVALVCTSGTAAANFHPAVIEAHESGVPLLVLTADRPPELRDTGASQTIDQIKMYGGAVRWFAEVGVPEDRPGQVAYWRSLTCRAYQRSLGPGDPGPVHLNLAFREPLIPDGDDTWSEPLTGAASGPWVRSRVAPPSAGLHVAPTRRGVLVVGDGAANVRRYVAAAGMAGWPVLSEPTGGARYGDHSISAYHFLLGIPEFADAHVPDVVVTLGRPTLSRPLLGWLGRAGEHIVVSPDMSRWPDPSRSATQVAPAVEIPVAAGDDSWLRSWRSAEAAARDAVDAVLDDSGISEPRLARDLAEALPNNALLFCASSMPIRDLDQAMRPRRGLRLLANRGAAGIDGLVSSAVGAALAHNGPSYALLGDLAFLHDQNGLILGPREPRPDLCLVVVNNDGGGIFSLLPQAGLTAPFERVFGTPHGVDLAYVAAATGTPYTLLTSAGDLPKAIRGEGPRMVEVRTDRAENAAVHVAMREAAQEAVLAFLTATGESEHLTT; this is encoded by the coding sequence GTGAACCCCGCGACCGCGCTGTCGTCCGTGCTGGTCGACGAGCTGGTGCGCTGCGGCCTGACCGAGGTGGTGCTGGCCCCCGGGTCCCGCTCCGCGCCGCTGGCCATCGCCGCGCACGCCGACCCCCGGGTCCGCCTGCACGTGCGCGTCGACGAGCGGTCGGCGTCTTTCCTCGCGCTCGGCCTGGCCCGCAGGTCCGAGCGTCCGGTCGCGCTGGTGTGCACGTCGGGGACCGCCGCCGCCAACTTCCACCCGGCGGTGATCGAGGCCCACGAGTCCGGGGTGCCGCTGCTGGTGCTGACCGCCGACCGGCCGCCTGAACTGCGCGACACCGGTGCCAGTCAGACCATCGACCAGATCAAGATGTACGGCGGCGCGGTCCGCTGGTTCGCCGAGGTCGGCGTGCCGGAGGACCGTCCCGGCCAGGTGGCCTACTGGCGCTCGCTCACCTGCCGCGCCTACCAGCGGTCCCTCGGCCCCGGCGACCCGGGGCCCGTGCACCTCAACCTGGCGTTCCGCGAGCCGCTGATCCCCGACGGGGACGACACCTGGAGCGAGCCGCTCACCGGCGCGGCCTCCGGTCCGTGGGTGCGCTCCCGCGTGGCGCCGCCGTCGGCGGGCCTGCACGTCGCGCCGACGCGGCGCGGGGTGCTCGTCGTCGGCGACGGCGCCGCCAACGTCCGCCGGTACGTCGCCGCCGCCGGCATGGCGGGCTGGCCGGTGCTGTCGGAACCCACCGGCGGCGCGCGGTACGGCGACCACTCCATCTCGGCGTACCACTTCCTGCTCGGCATCCCGGAGTTCGCCGACGCGCACGTGCCGGACGTCGTGGTCACGCTCGGCCGGCCCACGCTGTCCCGGCCGCTGCTCGGCTGGCTCGGCCGCGCGGGGGAGCACATCGTGGTGAGCCCGGACATGTCCCGCTGGCCGGACCCGAGCCGGTCGGCCACCCAGGTCGCCCCCGCCGTGGAGATCCCGGTCGCCGCGGGGGACGACTCCTGGCTGCGGTCCTGGCGGTCGGCCGAGGCCGCCGCGCGGGACGCCGTGGACGCCGTGCTCGACGACTCCGGCATCAGCGAGCCGCGCCTGGCCCGCGACCTGGCCGAGGCGCTGCCCAACAACGCTTTGCTGTTCTGCGCGTCCTCCATGCCGATCCGCGACCTGGACCAGGCCATGCGGCCCCGCCGCGGCCTGCGGCTGCTCGCCAACCGCGGCGCGGCCGGCATCGACGGCCTGGTGTCGTCCGCGGTCGGCGCCGCGCTCGCGCACAACGGCCCCTCCTACGCGCTGCTCGGCGATCTCGCGTTCCTGCACGACCAGAACGGCCTGATCCTCGGCCCGCGCGAGCCGCGTCCCGATCTGTGCCTGGTCGTGGTCAACAACGACGGCGGCGGCATCTTCTCGCTGCTGCCGCAGGCCGGGCTCACCGCGCCGTTCGAACGGGTCTTCGGCACGCCGCACGGCGTCGACCTCGCCTACGTCGCCGCGGCGACCGGCACCCCGTACACGTTGCTCACCTCCGCCGGCGACCTGCCGAAGGCCATCAGAGGCGAAGGACCGCGTATGGTCGAGGTCCGCACCGACCGCGCCGAGAACGCCGCGGTGCACGTGGCGATGCGTGAGGCCGCGCAGGAGGCGGTGCTGGCTTTTCTCACGGCGACCGGCGAGTCGGAGCATCTCACCACATAG
- the menB gene encoding 1,4-dihydroxy-2-naphthoyl-CoA synthase — MSTVDWKRSGDYEDIIYETGEGIAKITINRPERRNAFRPTTLFELRAAFEAARDDGEVGVIILTGAGTEAFCSGGDQKIRGDDGYVGPDGIGRLNVLDLQIQIRRLPKPVVAMVAGYAVGGGHVLHVCCDLTIAADNAVFGQTGPKVGSFDGGYGAWLLAETVGLKKAREIWYLCRFYNAAEAEAMGLVNKVVPLAELEAETVQWCREMLDKSPLALRMLKGAINAVSDGAAGMQQFAGDATLLYYMSEEAQEGRDAFKEKRRPDFSRFPRRP; from the coding sequence GTGAGCACTGTCGACTGGAAGCGGTCCGGTGACTACGAGGACATCATCTACGAGACCGGCGAAGGCATCGCGAAGATCACCATCAACCGTCCCGAGCGGCGCAACGCCTTCCGCCCCACCACGCTGTTCGAGCTCCGTGCCGCCTTCGAGGCCGCACGGGACGACGGCGAGGTCGGTGTGATCATTCTCACCGGCGCCGGCACCGAGGCGTTCTGCTCCGGCGGCGACCAGAAGATCCGCGGCGACGACGGCTACGTCGGCCCGGACGGCATCGGCCGCCTCAACGTCCTTGATCTGCAGATCCAGATCCGCCGCCTGCCGAAGCCGGTCGTCGCCATGGTCGCCGGGTACGCGGTCGGCGGCGGCCACGTGCTCCACGTCTGCTGCGACCTCACCATCGCCGCCGACAACGCCGTCTTCGGGCAGACCGGCCCCAAGGTCGGCTCGTTCGACGGCGGGTACGGCGCGTGGCTGCTCGCCGAGACCGTCGGCCTGAAGAAGGCCCGCGAGATCTGGTACCTGTGCCGTTTCTACAACGCGGCCGAGGCCGAGGCCATGGGCCTGGTCAACAAGGTCGTGCCGCTGGCCGAGCTGGAGGCCGAGACCGTCCAGTGGTGCCGCGAGATGCTGGACAAGTCGCCGCTGGCGCTGCGCATGCTCAAGGGTGCCATCAACGCGGTCAGCGACGGCGCCGCCGGCATGCAGCAGTTCGCCGGGGACGCCACGCTGCTGTACTACATGAGCGAGGAGGCGCAGGAGGGCCGTGACGCGTTCAAGGAGAAGCGGCGTCCCGACTTCTCCAGATTCCCCCGCCGTCCCTAG
- a CDS encoding AMP-binding protein, producing MSERPVHAVVAPPGGGLADRIRLALGGEGPAVLPLDPGLPGPALRAVLAELRPTHVVTPEGTRAYPGGVAAAPGTAVIIATSGSTGTPKGVELSAAALIASAEASLRRLGARPGERWLCCLPPSHVSGLQVLVRSVLSGTEPLIHERFSPAAVAASGADHVSLVPTQLRRLLDHGAGLSRFRTVLLGGAAAPPDLVRQAGTRVVTTYGMSETCGGCVYDGVPLDGVEAAIGPGGRVRIRGPVLFSGYRLGTAPSNLEGGWYVTTDVGEFRDGRLLVLGRADDVINTGGRKVAAGPVAGVLTRHPAVRDAVVMGRPHPEWGEEVVAVVVPADPAAPPTLGELRAAVKETLPGYAAPRALEVLDGFPLLANGKHDLVAIRRTIFGFAGMKDES from the coding sequence GTGAGTGAGCGGCCTGTGCACGCGGTGGTGGCACCCCCCGGCGGCGGCCTCGCCGACCGGATACGCCTGGCGCTCGGCGGCGAGGGCCCCGCCGTGCTGCCGCTCGACCCGGGGCTGCCGGGCCCGGCGCTGCGCGCGGTGCTCGCGGAGCTGCGGCCCACCCATGTGGTCACACCGGAGGGCACCAGGGCCTACCCCGGCGGCGTGGCCGCGGCGCCGGGCACGGCGGTGATCATCGCGACGAGCGGGTCCACCGGCACCCCTAAAGGGGTGGAGCTTTCCGCCGCCGCGCTGATCGCCTCGGCGGAGGCGTCCCTGCGGCGGCTCGGGGCCCGGCCGGGGGAACGCTGGCTGTGCTGCCTGCCGCCGTCGCACGTCTCGGGGCTGCAGGTCCTGGTCCGGTCGGTGCTCTCCGGGACCGAGCCGCTGATCCATGAGCGCTTCTCCCCCGCCGCGGTCGCCGCGAGCGGCGCCGACCACGTGTCCCTGGTGCCGACGCAGCTGCGGCGCCTGCTCGACCACGGCGCCGGCCTGTCGCGGTTCCGCACCGTGCTGCTCGGCGGCGCCGCCGCGCCGCCTGACCTCGTCCGGCAGGCCGGCACGCGGGTCGTGACGACGTACGGCATGAGCGAGACCTGCGGCGGGTGCGTGTACGACGGCGTGCCGCTGGACGGCGTGGAGGCGGCGATCGGGCCCGGCGGACGCGTCAGGATCCGGGGGCCGGTGCTGTTCTCCGGGTACCGGCTCGGGACGGCGCCGTCGAACCTCGAAGGCGGCTGGTACGTCACTACAGATGTGGGAGAGTTCCGGGACGGCAGACTGCTCGTGCTCGGCCGCGCGGACGACGTCATCAACACCGGCGGCCGTAAGGTCGCCGCCGGGCCCGTCGCCGGGGTGCTCACGCGCCACCCGGCGGTACGCGACGCGGTGGTCATGGGACGGCCGCACCCGGAGTGGGGTGAGGAGGTGGTCGCGGTCGTCGTCCCGGCCGATCCCGCGGCGCCGCCGACGCTCGGGGAGCTGCGTGCCGCGGTCAAGGAGACGCTGCCGGGCTACGCGGCGCCGCGCGCGCTGGAGGTGCTCGACGGATTCCCCCTGCTCGCCAACGGAAAACACGACCTCGTAGCCATCCGTCGTACTATTTTCGGCTTTGCTGGCATGAAAGATGAATCTTGA